The following coding sequences lie in one Mus musculus strain C57BL/6J chromosome 11, GRCm38.p6 C57BL/6J genomic window:
- the Cdk5rap3 gene encoding CDK5 regulatory subunit-associated protein 3 isoform 1 (isoform 1 is encoded by transcript variant 1), with protein sequence MQDHQHVPIDIQTSKLLDWLVDRRHCNLKWQSLVLTIREKINTAIQDMPESQEIAQLLSGSYIHYFHCLRIVDLLKGTEASTKNIFGRYSSQRMKDWQEIVSLYEKDNTYLVELCSLLVRNVSYEIPSLKKQIAKCQQLQQEYSRKEEEGQAGAAEMREQFYHSCKQYGITGDNVRRELLALVKDLPSQLAEIGAGAQSLGEAIDLYQACVEFVCDSPTEQVLPMLRYVQKKGNSTVYEWRTGTEPSVVERPQLEEPPEQVQEDEIDWGDFGVEAVSDSGIVAETPGIDWGISLESEAKDAGADKIDWGDDAAAASEITVLETGTEAPEGVARGSDALTLLEYPETRNQFIDELMELEIFLSQRAVEMSEEADILSVSQFQLAPAILQGQTKEKMLSLVSTLQQLIGRLTSLRMQHLFMILASPRYVDRVTEFLQQKLKQSQLLALKKELMVEKQQEALQEQAALEPKLDLLLEKTRELQKLIEADISKRYSGRPVNLMGTSL encoded by the exons ATGCAG GACCATCAGCACGTGCCCATCGACATCCAGACCAGCAAGCTGCTCG ACTGGCTGGTGGACAGAAGACACTGTAACCTAAAATGGCAGAGCCTGGTGCTGACCATCCGGGAAAAAATCAACACTGCCATCCAGGACATGCCAGAGAGCCAGGAGATTGCCCAGCTGCTCTCTGGATCCT ACATTCATTACTTCCACTGCCTAAGAATAGTGGACCTTCTTAAAGGCACCGAGGCGTCCACCAAAAATATTTTTGGCCGGTACTCTTCACAACGGATGAAA GATTGGCAGGAGATCGTAAGCCTGTATGAGAAGGACAACACCTATTTAG TGGAACTCTGTAGCCTCCTGGTTCGGAATGTCAGCTATGAGATCCCCTCGCTGAAGAAGCAGATTGCCAAGTGCCAGCAACTGCAGCAAGAATACAGCCGCAAGGAGGAGGAGGGCCAGGCTGGGGCCGCTGAGATGCGAGAGCAATTCTACCACTCCTGCAAACAGTATGGCATCACG GGAGACAATGTCCGAAGAGAACTTCTGGCCCTGGTGAAGGACCTGCCAAGTCAGCTGGCTGAGATAGGGGCAGGGGCTCAGTCCCTGGGGGAGGCCATTGACCTGTACCAGGCCTGTGTGGAGTTTGTGTGTGACAG CCCCACAGAGCAAGTGCTGCCCATGCTGCGGTATGTGCAGAAGAAGGGAAACTCGACGGTGTATGAGTGGAGGACGGGGACAGAGCCCTCTGTGGTGGAGCGACCACAGCTGGAGGAGCCTCCTGAGCAGGTGCAAGAGGATGAG ATCGACTGGGGTGACTTTGGGGTGGAAGCTGTTTCCGACTCTGGCATCGTTGCTGAGACTCCTGGAATAGACTGGGGTATCTCCCTGGAGTCAGAGGCCAAG GATGCTGGGGCTGACAAGATAGACTGGGGTGacgatgctgctgctgcttcagagATCACCgtgctggagacaggaactgagg CTCCGGAGGGTGTAGCTCGGGGCTCAGACGCTCTGACTCTTCTGGAATACCCTGAAACTCGGAATCAGTTCATTGATGAGCTCATGGAG CTTGAGATCTTCTTGTCTCAGAGAGCAGTAGAGATGAGCGAGGAGGCCGACATCCTGTCCGTGAGCCAGTTCCAGCTGGCTCCTGCCATCCTCCAGGGCCAGACCAAAGAGAAGATGCTCAGCCTGGTGTCCACGCTGCAGCAGCTGATCGGCCGGCTCACCAGTCTGCGGATGCAGCACCTGTTTATGATTCTGGCCTCGCCAAG GTATGTGGACCGAGTGACAGAGTTCCTCCAGCAGAAGCTGAAGCAGTCGCAGCTGTTGGCTttgaagaaggagctgatggtGGAGAAGCAGCAGGAGGCGCTTCAGGAGCAGGCAGCTCTGGAGCCCAAGCTGGACCTGCTGCTGGAGAAGACCAGAGAGCTGCAGAAACTG atTGAAGCCGACATCTCCAAGAGATACAGTGGCCGTCCTGTGAACCTGATGGGGACCTCTCTGTGA
- the Cdk5rap3 gene encoding CDK5 regulatory subunit-associated protein 3 isoform X2 has translation MELCSLLVRNVSYEIPSLKKQIAKCQQLQQEYSRKEEEGQAGAAEMREQFYHSCKQYGITGDNVRRELLALVKDLPSQLAEIGAGAQSLGEAIDLYQACVEFVCDSPTEQVLPMLRYVQKKGNSTVYEWRTGTEPSVVERPQLEEPPEQVQEDEIDWGDFGVEAVSDSGIVAETPGIDWGISLESEAKDAGADKIDWGDDAAAASEITVLETGTEAPEGVARGSDALTLLEYPETRNQFIDELMELEIFLSQRAVEMSEEADILSVSQFQLAPAILQGQTKEKMLSLVSTLQQLIGRLTSLRMQHLFMILASPRYVDRVTEFLQQKLKQSQLLALKKELMVEKQQEALQEQAALEPKLDLLLEKTRELQKLIEADISKRYSGRPVNLMGTSL, from the exons A TGGAACTCTGTAGCCTCCTGGTTCGGAATGTCAGCTATGAGATCCCCTCGCTGAAGAAGCAGATTGCCAAGTGCCAGCAACTGCAGCAAGAATACAGCCGCAAGGAGGAGGAGGGCCAGGCTGGGGCCGCTGAGATGCGAGAGCAATTCTACCACTCCTGCAAACAGTATGGCATCACG GGAGACAATGTCCGAAGAGAACTTCTGGCCCTGGTGAAGGACCTGCCAAGTCAGCTGGCTGAGATAGGGGCAGGGGCTCAGTCCCTGGGGGAGGCCATTGACCTGTACCAGGCCTGTGTGGAGTTTGTGTGTGACAG CCCCACAGAGCAAGTGCTGCCCATGCTGCGGTATGTGCAGAAGAAGGGAAACTCGACGGTGTATGAGTGGAGGACGGGGACAGAGCCCTCTGTGGTGGAGCGACCACAGCTGGAGGAGCCTCCTGAGCAGGTGCAAGAGGATGAG ATCGACTGGGGTGACTTTGGGGTGGAAGCTGTTTCCGACTCTGGCATCGTTGCTGAGACTCCTGGAATAGACTGGGGTATCTCCCTGGAGTCAGAGGCCAAG GATGCTGGGGCTGACAAGATAGACTGGGGTGacgatgctgctgctgcttcagagATCACCgtgctggagacaggaactgagg CTCCGGAGGGTGTAGCTCGGGGCTCAGACGCTCTGACTCTTCTGGAATACCCTGAAACTCGGAATCAGTTCATTGATGAGCTCATGGAG CTTGAGATCTTCTTGTCTCAGAGAGCAGTAGAGATGAGCGAGGAGGCCGACATCCTGTCCGTGAGCCAGTTCCAGCTGGCTCCTGCCATCCTCCAGGGCCAGACCAAAGAGAAGATGCTCAGCCTGGTGTCCACGCTGCAGCAGCTGATCGGCCGGCTCACCAGTCTGCGGATGCAGCACCTGTTTATGATTCTGGCCTCGCCAAG GTATGTGGACCGAGTGACAGAGTTCCTCCAGCAGAAGCTGAAGCAGTCGCAGCTGTTGGCTttgaagaaggagctgatggtGGAGAAGCAGCAGGAGGCGCTTCAGGAGCAGGCAGCTCTGGAGCCCAAGCTGGACCTGCTGCTGGAGAAGACCAGAGAGCTGCAGAAACTG atTGAAGCCGACATCTCCAAGAGATACAGTGGCCGTCCTGTGAACCTGATGGGGACCTCTCTGTGA
- the Prr15l gene encoding proline-rich protein 15-like protein isoform X1, with protein MTEVGWWKLTFLRKKKSTPKVLYEIPDTYAQTEGGAEPPGPDAGDPHSDFNSRLEKIVDKNTKGKHVKVSNSGRFKEKKKVRAMLAENPNLFDDRENKGQ; from the coding sequence ATGACTGAAGTTGGTTGGTGGAAGCTGACCTTCCTccggaaaaaaaaatccactcccAAAGTGCTCTACGAAATCCCGGACACCTACGCCCAAACAGAGGGAGGTGCAGAGCCCCCAGGACCTGACGCAGGAGACCCTCACAGCGACTTTAACAGCCGTCTGGAAAAGATTGTGGATAAGAACACTAAAGGCAAGCATGTCAAGGTCTCCAACTCAGGCCgcttcaaagagaagaaaaaagttcGGGCCATGTTGGCAGAGAACCCCAACCTCTTTGATGACAGAGAGAACAAAGGACAATGA
- the Cdk5rap3 gene encoding CDK5 regulatory subunit-associated protein 3 isoform X1, with amino-acid sequence MPESQEIAQLLSGSYIHYFHCLRIVDLLKGTEASTKNIFGRYSSQRMKDWQEIVSLYEKDNTYLVELCSLLVRNVSYEIPSLKKQIAKCQQLQQEYSRKEEEGQAGAAEMREQFYHSCKQYGITGDNVRRELLALVKDLPSQLAEIGAGAQSLGEAIDLYQACVEFVCDSPTEQVLPMLRYVQKKGNSTVYEWRTGTEPSVVERPQLEEPPEQVQEDEIDWGDFGVEAVSDSGIVAETPGIDWGISLESEAKDAGADKIDWGDDAAAASEITVLETGTEAPEGVARGSDALTLLEYPETRNQFIDELMELEIFLSQRAVEMSEEADILSVSQFQLAPAILQGQTKEKMLSLVSTLQQLIGRLTSLRMQHLFMILASPRYVDRVTEFLQQKLKQSQLLALKKELMVEKQQEALQEQAALEPKLDLLLEKTRELQKLIEADISKRYSGRPVNLMGTSL; translated from the exons ATGCCAGAGAGCCAGGAGATTGCCCAGCTGCTCTCTGGATCCT ACATTCATTACTTCCACTGCCTAAGAATAGTGGACCTTCTTAAAGGCACCGAGGCGTCCACCAAAAATATTTTTGGCCGGTACTCTTCACAACGGATGAAA GATTGGCAGGAGATCGTAAGCCTGTATGAGAAGGACAACACCTATTTAG TGGAACTCTGTAGCCTCCTGGTTCGGAATGTCAGCTATGAGATCCCCTCGCTGAAGAAGCAGATTGCCAAGTGCCAGCAACTGCAGCAAGAATACAGCCGCAAGGAGGAGGAGGGCCAGGCTGGGGCCGCTGAGATGCGAGAGCAATTCTACCACTCCTGCAAACAGTATGGCATCACG GGAGACAATGTCCGAAGAGAACTTCTGGCCCTGGTGAAGGACCTGCCAAGTCAGCTGGCTGAGATAGGGGCAGGGGCTCAGTCCCTGGGGGAGGCCATTGACCTGTACCAGGCCTGTGTGGAGTTTGTGTGTGACAG CCCCACAGAGCAAGTGCTGCCCATGCTGCGGTATGTGCAGAAGAAGGGAAACTCGACGGTGTATGAGTGGAGGACGGGGACAGAGCCCTCTGTGGTGGAGCGACCACAGCTGGAGGAGCCTCCTGAGCAGGTGCAAGAGGATGAG ATCGACTGGGGTGACTTTGGGGTGGAAGCTGTTTCCGACTCTGGCATCGTTGCTGAGACTCCTGGAATAGACTGGGGTATCTCCCTGGAGTCAGAGGCCAAG GATGCTGGGGCTGACAAGATAGACTGGGGTGacgatgctgctgctgcttcagagATCACCgtgctggagacaggaactgagg CTCCGGAGGGTGTAGCTCGGGGCTCAGACGCTCTGACTCTTCTGGAATACCCTGAAACTCGGAATCAGTTCATTGATGAGCTCATGGAG CTTGAGATCTTCTTGTCTCAGAGAGCAGTAGAGATGAGCGAGGAGGCCGACATCCTGTCCGTGAGCCAGTTCCAGCTGGCTCCTGCCATCCTCCAGGGCCAGACCAAAGAGAAGATGCTCAGCCTGGTGTCCACGCTGCAGCAGCTGATCGGCCGGCTCACCAGTCTGCGGATGCAGCACCTGTTTATGATTCTGGCCTCGCCAAG GTATGTGGACCGAGTGACAGAGTTCCTCCAGCAGAAGCTGAAGCAGTCGCAGCTGTTGGCTttgaagaaggagctgatggtGGAGAAGCAGCAGGAGGCGCTTCAGGAGCAGGCAGCTCTGGAGCCCAAGCTGGACCTGCTGCTGGAGAAGACCAGAGAGCTGCAGAAACTG atTGAAGCCGACATCTCCAAGAGATACAGTGGCCGTCCTGTGAACCTGATGGGGACCTCTCTGTGA